A DNA window from Rhodococcus sp. Z13 contains the following coding sequences:
- a CDS encoding FecCD family ABC transporter permease — MTATDHAAPPDTDPDAAPTAGRKVTAALCDLALIALPLLVGALLVDALADTKGGGQTDRIVFGGAAVLAALGLAWWNRGHRAGRTGQSLGLQWTGLVLRDRTTGGPAGARRALLRRGTETVTAAHAAADGFTPRAAATGIAALRRRRMLGIAALLVLLALVALASIAIGARPMTFGEVFHALTVNDGSETDVIVHSLRIPRTLLGLLVGTALGVAGALIQGHTRNPLADAGLLGINAGAAFLVVLSIYLFGLNTPAQYLWFAFAGSALASVVVFGFASIGNGGSSPLSLALAGAAVAFFLQAMIQTIVLLDQTSLDGYRFWVVGSVAGRGMDIFWQVAPFIVVGVLVAIASTPALNLLGLGEDVARSLGTNIVTTRIIGIAAITILTGAATAACGPIAFVGLIVPHIARAVTGPDYRWLVPYAGLLGGVLLVLADVIGRIVVRPGELQVGIVLALIGGPFFIALVRRRKLVGL; from the coding sequence GTGACCGCCACCGACCACGCCGCACCCCCGGACACCGATCCGGACGCGGCCCCCACCGCGGGCCGAAAGGTCACCGCCGCCCTGTGCGATCTCGCCCTGATCGCCCTGCCCCTGCTCGTCGGGGCCCTGCTCGTCGACGCCCTCGCCGACACCAAGGGCGGCGGCCAGACCGACCGCATCGTCTTCGGCGGCGCCGCCGTCCTCGCCGCCCTCGGCCTCGCCTGGTGGAACCGCGGCCACCGCGCCGGCCGCACCGGGCAGAGCCTCGGCCTGCAGTGGACCGGCCTGGTGCTGCGCGACCGCACCACCGGCGGCCCGGCCGGCGCGCGGCGCGCCCTGCTGCGGCGCGGCACCGAGACCGTCACCGCCGCCCACGCCGCCGCCGACGGCTTCACCCCCCGCGCCGCCGCGACCGGGATCGCGGCGCTGCGCCGCCGCCGCATGCTCGGCATCGCCGCGCTGCTGGTGCTGCTGGCGCTCGTGGCGCTGGCCAGCATCGCCATCGGCGCCCGCCCGATGACCTTCGGGGAGGTCTTCCACGCCCTGACCGTCAACGACGGCTCCGAGACCGACGTGATCGTGCACTCGCTGCGCATCCCCCGCACCCTGCTCGGGCTGCTGGTCGGCACCGCCCTCGGCGTCGCCGGCGCCCTCATCCAGGGCCACACCCGCAACCCCCTCGCCGACGCCGGTCTGCTCGGCATCAACGCCGGCGCCGCCTTCCTGGTGGTGCTGTCGATCTACCTGTTCGGGCTCAACACCCCCGCCCAGTACCTGTGGTTCGCCTTCGCCGGCTCCGCGCTCGCGAGCGTGGTGGTGTTCGGCTTCGCGTCCATCGGCAACGGCGGGTCGAGCCCGCTGAGTCTGGCCCTCGCCGGCGCTGCGGTCGCGTTCTTCCTGCAGGCGATGATCCAGACCATCGTGCTGCTCGACCAGACCAGCCTCGACGGCTACCGCTTCTGGGTGGTCGGCTCCGTCGCCGGCCGCGGCATGGACATCTTCTGGCAGGTGGCCCCGTTCATCGTGGTCGGGGTGCTCGTCGCGATCGCCTCCACCCCCGCCCTGAACCTGCTCGGCCTCGGCGAGGACGTCGCCCGCTCCCTCGGCACCAACATCGTCACCACCCGGATCATCGGTATCGCCGCGATCACGATCCTCACCGGCGCCGCCACCGCCGCCTGCGGCCCCATCGCCTTCGTCGGCCTGATCGTCCCGCACATCGCCCGCGCCGTCACCGGCCCCGACTACCGCTGGCTCGTCCCCTACGCCGGTCTCCTCGGCGGGGTGCTGCTCGTGCTCGCCGACGTCATCGGCCGCATCGTGGTGCGCCCCGGCGAACTGCAGGTCGGTATCGTGCTCGCCCTCATCGGCGGCCCGTTCTTCATCGCGCTGGTGCGCCGCCGGAAGCTGGTGGGACTGTGA